The Erythrolamprus reginae isolate rEryReg1 chromosome 6, rEryReg1.hap1, whole genome shotgun sequence DNA segment GGCCAGCGTCTGTGCCCCGCGGTGGGCGAAGCGGTGCCCGAAGGACAGCCACTCCTTCTCCACCAGAAGGCGGAAGCCCTCCATCGTGCGGTAATAGGGGTCCGAGAGCAGCTGCACCAGCGAGACCACctgagggcagggaggagccGGGGGTCAGGGGGAGCCTCGGGGccaagggggtgggggtgagagGGTCGCTCCCGGGAGGGGCCCTGCTGACCTGCGTGGTGATGTCCCAGCCGTCCTCCAGGCTGACCAAGACGGAGGATCCGGTGTCCAGCAGTTCGACCACAAGCACCGAGATCTGCAGGATCTTATGGATCTGCCATAGACAAAAGGAACAGGCAGCTGCCAAAACTCCTccctccagccccccccccccgtgcccccccccccccgggcttccTGCAGTATATGCGAGCAGAGGATAATCCTTCTCCGATTCACACGCCCCCATTCATAATTCACACCGTCTCtttgcccccccctccccacccggcTGTTCTCCCGCCAGGGCCCTGCGCCTACGCCCGTCCTTCAGGCTGCCCAATGCCCCCTCTCGGCTTCCAAGCATTTATGTGAATGGCGCTACAACACATGTAAACTAACAATGTATGCTTGTTCCTTTAAGAGAGGTGCGCTGGTTGACCAAAAGAGGCAGCCAACAGAGttcttcttggggggggggggagtgttattGATTAGTAGTTGCTGTGCGCATAGAGCCGTGTGGTGACATGTGGTTTGTCTATGGCAGtttgccttgtgtgtgtgtgtgtatggtttgGCTTGTATAACGACTGCTCTATATCTGTATATCTGTATATCTACTTGTACTTATTGGACTGAATAATCCACAGCTGCCACGTTTACTCTGTGTTGGGTTTGTATCAGGGATGCTGTATTTTTCCTGAGCCACCTAACATGAATTATGCAGCTGCCCCTCTCTCAGACGCATGGggctctgggcagcatacaataaaataaattacagaaTGTAAGAAACCAAACAACCGACCGCTGGACATCATCTAAACAATGATCGAGGCAGCCGGGGGTCGGGCTCCAACCCACCTAATCCCAGAGGGGGCAGCGTCCCCAACGGCCACGGCGGGAGAGGCTCCCCCTCTGCTAacagccccctccccccgctgCTGGGTCAACAGCCTGAGCGGAGCAGTCGGGGGAGGGTCAGGTTGTGGGACCTGCCTGTtcatcccaccctccctccctgaaAGCCTTCAAGCCGCCTCCAAAAACATTAAACCATCGTGGGAACGAAGCCCAGCCAGGCACCAAAGCCGTCCAGTGCCCGAGAGAGGGGGACGGAATGGAagggagtaataataataatatcctgaaAACAGGGCCAGCCAATGGGGCCGGACTCAGCCCAAACCCCTCGCGTGGCCCCCTCCGCCCCCCATGACTAGGGCTGCCTTGCTCTCCTGCAGGAGACGGGGATGGCACGGCCTTTGCAACATcaagggggtgtgtgtgtgtgtgccaacgGGGGGGGGGTAGTCGATGGGTCAAGACCggagggggaagaggggggggCTGGGCCCAGGCTGCCTGCCACTCACCTGCACCAGCCACTCCGACTCCTCCAGGGAGCGCAGGTAGGTGGGGCCGGACTCTGGGGAGGGGCTGCCCGGGACACAGGCCTTCATCAGCTTCTTGAAGCTGCTCTTGACCTGCCGCGCCTCGAACACCTCGATGGGGACCATCTCCCAGTGCTGCAGAGGGTCCGGCTTTACTCCCTGGGAAGCACAAGGAAGGAAGGTCCTTTTCCCCCCTGGCCACCGCCTCCCCGGCCCCCCCGGCCTCCTCCCAGCCCCCCTCGGAAGGACCCAAGAGTACCCGCAGTTGGGACTTGTCTCCGATGATGTAGAGCTGCCGGAGGAAGCTGGCGTCCGAGGGAGACCCATTGGGCTGTGCCCCAAACTCTTTCCCCGCCAGGCGGGACCCGATCTCCACGTTGAGGGCGTAGCTGCTTAAGCGGCCCCCGGCCCGGATGCTGCCCCACTTGCCTGCAAGGACAACGGggcccatcaccaccaccaccaccaccacgggAGACGCAGCCCCTTCGGAGCGAGCCGGCCTTCTGCAGGGAGGCAGGACCTGTCTGTGGCAGAGGGGGGTGGGGGCTGTCCTGAGAGGGGGCCCCCACGGACGCAGGGAGACGGGCGCAGGACGGTTAGTGCCGAGCCGGAGGAGAGGGGGGTCCTGCCCGGATGGGGCTGGTGGGGGGGGATGAGTTAGCCACACGTGAGGAGCTCCGCAGCAGAAACGAGGGGGCTCCGTGTCCATACGATACCTCGGGGGGAGTCGGGCTTCCTTGAGGCAGCACTCTTGGGGCTGGAGAAGGTGATTACCCTACTTCTGTGACCTACAGCTGAGAGGGACACGATGGAGAGGCAGCTCAGCtaggggagaagggggggggcatgGGGACTGCTCACTCTcaggagggggggcagggggcacaAATGGCCGGATGGAGGAGCAGACGAGATGAATGACAAAAGCCTGGGAGACCTGTGGGCCAATCTGGGACCCCCACCCGCCCCTGCCAGGAGGGGGTGACGTGCCTCTGTCCCCCCCAAACGCTCCCTTCAGCAGCTAGCGAGGGAGCCAGCCGGCCGGCCGGCCAGGGGTGTCGGCAGAGGCTGCTGCCAACGTCTCACCTCCACGGCTCCCTGTGCCGGACCCTTCGTCTCTCCCGCCCATCACCTGCTTCATGAGGGACCCCAGCTTGGGCTGCCTCTTCTCAGATGAATCTGTGGCACCAAGAGAGGGTGGAGCCTttacctccctcccctccccctgtccTAGATCCCAGGGCAGGAGACCCTCCACGCCTGCCTAAGCCTCCCCCTGGCACCGCGGGGCCCCTTCCCTGGTGGGGGAGGGCAGGGTCCCAGGTCAGCCGTTCCAGGTGGAGCCAACGCCAGTCAGACAAACAaggaatgagggggggggggctgcggaGCAATGAAATGGGGAGGGGGACACCTGCCAACGAACGTCATGGAGCCACAGGAGACTCACCTAGCCACGCCGTCCTTCCCGCAGCCTCAGAGCTGCCACGCCCAGAGGGGCTTCTTGAAGCGGCCCCTCTTGTTTCCAGCCCCCAGCgcaagccccccaccccacccacccaccctcgcgCTCACCTGAGTGGCTCACGTGGGCAGAGCTGAAGCCGCCACTGAGCGTGTTGCGCCCGCCGGCATCCGCATAGTGGGGCATGGAGTGGATGATGGCCTGCAGGTACTTCTCCTGCTCCAGACTGGTCGAGTCTGCCTGGGAGGGGCCTGGAAAGAGAGGCAGGAGGAGGGGAGGGCCTcgggcgggggaggggagggcaggaGGAGGGGGCACTGCAAAGAGACCCCGCCCTCGAGGTACCTGGGGCAGGGGCGTTCTGGGACTTGAAGAGACCCACCACGCCCTTCCCGTGCAAGCCGCCCGATCGCAGCAGGACCGCCTTGGTGCGCGAGTTCCGCCAGCAGACCACGGGGAAGCGGTTCTGCCGGTAGCAGCGCGAGATCCGCTGGACCGTGTTGTCCTGGATGCTCTGCGGGATGATCAGCAACCCTGGGTAGCTGCGGAGGCAAAGCAGAACCGGTAGCCCCGGTCGGTGCGCGTGGCCTCTTCGCGGGGAGACCGGGAGGGGAGGCGCCTCTGTTCCCGGGCTTCTCAGCCCCAGCCACTTCGGCCACCCGGTCAAGCCTGTCCTGCGGTCGGGGACCCTCGGGCCAAATCTATGACGACAACACAGGCACCAAAGGAGGCACCACCACGCAACATTTTGGGTGACCATATGCTACCATACAATAGAGTAGGTAGGGAGGTCgatagattagataggatagataaatgattgattggttgattgattggttggttggttgaatgAATGAAGGCTTTGAAACCAAACATGGAATTTTCACACCAGATGTGGGAACCGAGACTATTTGTCTTGACGTCCCAGAAGGCAGCTGCCAATCCAGCTGAGGCCAACCAGAAGCCCAGGAAGAGGAGCAGGGCGGGGCCCACACGGAGTAGCCCCACCTGCCTCAATGCCAAACGCCATTCAGCCCCACCGCGTCCCCCTCTTCCAGGTGTTCCTAGAGCCCCAGGCCGCCTCGTCCCCTGCCCCCACCGTCCACCCCCTGGGAAGCGTCCCTGGCACATCCGCGGGGCTCCCTAAAGCAGCTGCAAGCCATCGCGGACTCTGAGGGGCCCCTCGGTTCTTCCCGTGACAGCTCCCCCTGAGCCCCCTAACCCTAAGAGctccgccctccctccctccctccgcggcCTCCAGGGCAGCCCCTCCCCTAGTGGCCCACCTCCTGCAGATGGCGTACATCCGGTTGACGGTGGAGATGCGGAAGGGCTCGTTCTTGGAGCGGGTCAGGCTGTTGCTGAGGGTGCCCAGGCCCAGGCGCTGGTAGTCCCGGCAACAGGCTCGCTCCACCAGGTGCGACATGGTCATCTTGTCCGAGGGCCGGAGTGCAGCCGAGGGGGTCAAGGTGCTCCTCTCCGCCTCTTCGGACACTGCAGGGGGTGGCAGGGGGCGCGTCAGGGAGGGGCTACCAAAGAGGGGCTCCCTCCGCCTGCCGCCCCCACCCGTGGCTGTGGCTGTGGGGCCCTACCGGAGATCTCGTCCTCATTGTCCTCGGGGAAGGGGTGATGGCTGCCCCGCTGCTCCCAGGGAGGCGGGCTGTATTTCTTGCGGGTGACATATTGGCGGCCGATGGTCCTCTTGGCGTTCTTCACCAGGTTCTTGGAGATGGTCCTACAAGAGCCAGCGGGAGAGGTCGGCCCCCTGCAAAGTGGaaggccccaccccaccccctcctTCCGACCCCGAGcgtcccccacccttcctgtctccCCCGCGTGGGGGCGCTGGGGCTGCCCAGCCTCCCCCAGGAGCCTCCGCTCACGTCAGGCCGACCCAGGGAGCAAAATCAGGGGCTGCTCACCGCCACCCCCCTCGCCCCCACGATGCCCCCCACCTGAGGGAGGggttcttgtccttgtccttggCCGGCAGAGCGGGCTTGCTGGCCTGTCCCACCGTGAAGGCAAAGGTGTCGGAGACGTGCTGCGGGTAGCGCAACTTGCTGAGATGCTTCCGGAAGGTCTCTGCGCTCTCGGAGGCCACTTCCTCGTCGAAGACGATGCGCAGGACCTGCAGGGCGGACGGAGGTGGGCtcagctcccccctccccactttgctTCCCCCAGCACCGAGgccagagggatggggagggggtgggggggccCTCACCTGGAATGTGCAGGAGCGCAGCTGGAGCTGAGCGCATCCGTCCTGCAGGAACTGATCCAAGGGCGCCTGGGCGGAGACCTTCTCCTCTTTGGTCAGGGAGGCAATGGGGAAGGAGCGGACCACCACTTGCTCTCCCACTGCGGGGAGGGGAAAGGGACCGACGTCAGCCACGGGGCGACCCTCCTTGCGTTACCCGGCTCATCCCCGGGGGCCTCcaggcagcctccccccccccctcctcttggTGGTCTTCCCTGCCCTCTCTCCTAACATCGTGGCGACCAGAACCGGCTGCCGGATTCCAAGTGGGGCCTGACCGAAGCCTTGCAAAGCGGCATCAACACTGCGCCTGACCTTCAGTCTctgctggcttttccagcagctgcTGCCCACGGCTGGCTCCCATTCCAACGGCTGCCCACTAgggctccaaggtccctctcacaggtGAGCAAAGTACCACACCTGCTGTGAATTTCATTTGGTCCGAGAGCCCCCGTTGCTCAGGCCTGTGTCCTGGCTGCTCATTTTGGAGGCTTATATATTGGTCCTTTTGTTTCTTTTAGTGGTTTGATTAAGCTGCCCAGAGATATTGGCTGAGATGGGCAGCGGTCGGAACCGAATGAACGGATGGACTATCGAACTGCGTTTGTTCAGGTCCACCCAGACCCGATTTATTCATGAATGACTTGGATTAAGAGCGTGAGAGAATATCAGATTCGCTGACCACCAATGTGCAGTATTTCAGGCTGACTCAGCCAACTGCtcggagttcgatcctgaccagctccaggtggactcacccttccctccttctgaggtgggtcaaatgaagagaCCCCGATGGTTGGGGGCAGGAGGCTGACTCTGCGCTATGGCTCAAATGTTGCCAAGAATGGAACGGAATTTAAAACAATATCGATACAAGTAAAGAAGTGACGAAATAAAAACGCAACGTCCGAGGGCCACTTGGCTGCAAAACAAGCAGACGCGACTCTCGGCTCCTCTGGAGTGGACGGAGAGAGCCAGGGTtggccccctcccacccacctcaAGGGCCCGGTCCTGGGCACCCGATTTCAAGGACTCCCGCACTGGACTAGGGCTGGTTAAGGGGAGATCGGAGAAAagacggggagagagagagtctACAGACACCTGAATGGGGGTCACCCAGTGGGGGTCATGTCTCTCTCAGCCTTCAGCTGGGTCAGGCGGCTGGGCCCGGCCTCCTCCAAGGAGCCTCCTGCCCCCCGGCCCTCCCTCCCAGGGGCCTGGACTGCCCTGGCGCCCCCTTACCTAGCGGGTCAGTGGGCGTGCCCTTGAAAATGATGCGGTAGGTGGTCAGGAAGACGGCTCCTTCGGCCGGGAGCAGCGGGGGCCCACCGAGGCTGCCCCCAGCGCCTTCTTCCCTGCCGTCGGGCACCAGGTAGACGCGCAGGCCCCCCATCACGCTCTCCTCCCCCATCAGCAGGTTCGGCTGGAGCAGCTTCGGCTGTGGGGAGCAGACCCTGCTTACCTCCATCCCGGAAGGCcgcctgcccccctcccccgccccccgccccccgggaAGCCTCACCTTCTGTATCGGAGGGAGCCTCTTGCTCTCCCGGTGGACGGCGTCCAGGGTCTCGATGTGCATCTGGACAATGTCTGGGGGGAGGTGTCATGGGGAGACGGCCGTGAgagcccctccctctctctgggcCTCCCCCGCCCCCTCCCGGCTCAGGGGGGAGGGGCACCTGCCTGGGATCATGACATGCAGCCCCTTGAGGTGCTCGTTGGTGACGCCGCTCTCGGTGCAAACCTTGTCCACAAAGCGGTTGATGAACCGTACCACGTAGTTGGCCACGTCGGAGCTTTCGGCATCCTCAAAGCCACTTTCAGTGTCGTAGCTGTCCGCCACACTGCCAGCGATGCTGGGGGAGGCAGAGGGGCCCCTGAGCAcagcccccctcctctccccaccccccgGCTGGCTGGCTCAGCGGGACCCCTCCCACTACCTGCTGGTGATGAGGCTGTTGCTGACGCTCTCGGCGTCCCCCAGCGCAGCCCCCCGCAGCAGCCGGTTCTTGCTGGTGTCCAGGGGCAGCAGGAGGTAGCTCATGCGGTTGGCGTAGTGGATGGCCTGGCTGAAGACGGTGCTCTCTTCCTTCTGGATGAGCTCCTGCTGCTTCTCCCGGCCCATGGTGGGCCACAGGCGGCACTGCACGGCAGCGATGTCCAGCGCCGACCCCTCCTCGGCCACCTGGGAACCAGCAGTTGAGCCGGGAGCCCAGCCCCTCCCCGCACTCCCCGCGGCTCTGCTCCTCCTCCCCAGCTCAGGCCCACACCTTCTCCGCCGAGTCCTCCTCGTGGCTCTCCAGGTAGAGGGCGCGGATGTGGTTCTGCACATCGCTGTAAAACATGGCTTCCCAAAACTGAAGGTTGGTCCACACCAGGTGCTCCTGCACGCAGCTGTAGGCAAACTGGGTGATCCCGGGGCTGAGCTTCTGCAGGGCGGcacgaggggaggggagggggggagggaagggaagggaaggaaggaaggaagagaaagaaggaaggaaaggaaggggaaggaaggaaggaaagagaaagaaggaaggaaaggaaggaaggggaaggatggaaggggaaggaaggaaggggaaggaaggaaggaaagagaaggaaggaaggggaaggaaggaaggaaagagaagagaaggaaggaaggggaaggaaggaaggggaaggaaggaaggaaagagaaggaaggaaggaggaggaaggaaggggaaggaaagagaaggaagggaggaaggaaggaaggaaggaaggaaagagaaggaaggaaggaagagaaagaaggaaggaaaggaaggaaggggaaggatggaaggggaaggaaggaaggggaaggaaggaaggaaggaaggaaggggaaagaaggaaggggaaagaaggaaggaaggaaagaaggggaaggaaggaaagagaaggaaggaaggaaagagaaggaaggaaggaggaggaaggaaggaaggggaaggaaagagaaggaagggaggaaggaaggaaggagaaggaagggagggagggagagagggagggagggaggaagggaggggaaggaaggaaggaagggaggggaaggaagggaggcctTGTGAAGGAGGGCACccgccccacccaccccccgctcTCCTGGGCCAGCGCCATCCCACCCCCGTGCCAGCCAGGCTACtcacgcggcagaaggcggtgacCAAGGGCAGGAGCGCTGCGGCCACCCCGTGCTCGTCCGTGGCATTGCAGTCCTGTGGTGAGAGGCGAGAGCAACGCTGCAGCCGGGCGCTGTGGGGGTTGGGGGtgaaggggaagggggggggtctCCAGCCGCACCTGCAGGCAGCAGTTCATCATCCGGACGATGAAGTCGAACTGCTGGGGGTCCAGCATGGCCCTGTTCTGCTGCACGTGGAGGTTCAGCTCGTGGCTCAGGCACTGGCGGGCGGCCCGGCTCTTCATGGCCCTCAGCACGGCCGGCAGCAGCTGCGGGGCAGACCCACCAGGCGCTCAGCACGGGGGCCACGCTGTCCTGCCCAGTGGGGAAGGGAGCCCTCCTCCCCCGCAGTTGGCAGCcagtcctccccccctccctcccccatcctgGGGGTTCCGTCCGGCTTCAGGCCACGGGTCAGGGGAAAGGCCTCCAGCCACCTTTCCCCAGTGGGAGTATCTCGGCCCAGAGCCCCCTGCCCGGCACCTTCTTGGCTTCCAGCATCTTGCCCTCAAAGACGAAGGAGATGCAGTTCCTGACCACCTCCAGCCGACGGGCACTATTGGCCAGCAGCATCCCGTTCCGTTCCGTGAGGGTCCCTGGAAGAGAGAAACGCCAGCCTCTGCCTCCCTCCACCTCACCCAGGCCAGTGGGGGCATTCAAGggccctgacccccccccccctgcacctcCCCAGGGCTCCACCCCCGGCCTCTTCTGGAGCTTCTAAGCAGGAGGCTGCGGGGCTGGCCAAAGGACGGACCGGAGGGGAGAAGGCCAGCTCCTTCGACAGGGCAACACGGAGGCTCCCGAGTCCAGGGTGGAGGCCGGGAGGGTGAAGCCAGCTCATTACAAAGCCGGACGCGAGAGGGGAGTCAGAGGCCACCCAACGAATTTGTGGTCACCAGATCTAGAACAGCCAGAAGTGACGCCAATCCGGACGGTGCCACCGCATCTCCCGAGAGAGGGGGCCACTGGCGCTGGGCAGCTCCCCCCTGGCCACTGGGGACTTCCTGGTGACCCCGGAACGGCCCAGAAGGCGAGGTGGCCCTTGCCGGACCCTGCCTGGGGGATCCTGTCCTACCAAACCCAGCAGGGGCCGTCGAGAGGGAAGGCTGGGACCTCCGGCTGACCCTTTCAGACCCTGAATCCTCTGAGTGGTCAACTTGTGCTCTAGATTCATGTCCGGCTTTTCTCCTTTGCTCCAAAGAGAAACACCCCCCCACCGGGGCCCCTCCCCCACCATCGCCATTCCTTTGGCTGCCCACTGCCCCTGGTCTCCGGACCCACCAAGGGCTGCAGGGGCTGGAACCCACATACCCAGGGGCGGCCCTGATGGCACCACAGCTTTCTTCTCCGCCTTCACCAAAGGAGGCGCTGTCTGCTGTTTGGCCGTGGCCTGGTCAACGATCCACTGGATGGTCCCTTCGTCCAGGTGGGGGAAGGGCTTCTGATGCAGGCGCAGGTGGCAGCCTTCCGTGGGCTTCTGCACCTTGTGCATCGTCACGGCCGGGTAAGGGTTCTCCTGGAGCAACAGAGCCGGCGGCGGCAGCAGAGGTCAAGGGCAGCGGCCGTCCGCGCTGGGACCAAAGCTCACCCCCACCCAGCCCTCCAACTATCCAGCCACGGGCAGCACACAGACAAGGACAGGGAGGCCCAGCCGGATGCCCAAAAGCTACCCACCGGTCTGGAGTCTCTGCctgcatgtgtgtggggggggagggggggacggGGCGGccggaggggaatcccagccaaGCGCCTATGCAGTGCAGGGCCTGTGCCCCCTGCCCAACCCTCAAAGCGGGAACAAAGCAGGGGATGCTGGGGGGGACGTACGTTTTTGTAGAGCTGCTCGGCCAGTTCCTTGACCTGGCGTAGGATCTTGGCCTGGTTTCCTTCATCGGCCTGCGTCCATTTGGCTTCACTGGCCACAAGctaagaaaggggaaaggaaggttTTCGTCCAGCACCCCAacgcgcacacacgcacacacgcaggcccgccagtcagctggagcatCGGGGGGGGCCCTCGGGGTCCTTCCCCACAAGCCTTTCACCTCGTCAAACAAGTCCGTCTCCCGGTAGGGGGGCCCCCTCTCGGTCACAAAGCCCGCGAAGGCCATGCCCTCCAGCACCTTGGGCAGGAAGTCGTCCTCCACCAGGCCCCTCTGGCCGAGGAAGGCGGCCtgcagcaaggggggggggggagagagaagcccAGGAAGGGGGCCtgtgctgggggtgggggaaggccagAGGCCCCCAAGCACAGAGGCCCCCTCTCCTGAGAAAGGGACCCGCCCCAGCCCCCTCCCACCCTGCTGGGCATAAACCCCTGGACTCCACCGCCCACTCATGTCACTCATGTCACGCTGGGTGAGCCAGGGGGCTGCTCGCTCCGAccactctcctccgctgcctacCTTGTGGAAGCGAATGACCGGCTCCGGGTGAATGCGGATGGTGTGCAGGGACCAGCGGTAGCCCTGCAGCAACTGCGCAAACAGGCGGAGGAAGACGGCCCGGATCTCCTTGTCCTGCAGCCAGATGAGCGAGGGAGGGGGGGTCAGGGGGCACGTGCCCCCCCACCCGTAAAGGCccctgcacgcacacacacaccccgcagcCCCTTGGCAGAGCTGTGCGCTGAAGGCTCGGGACGGAGGGGGGGCCCCGgagctcccccccctccccctcctgcagAGGGACCACCGCCCCGCTCACCTGCATCTTGAGGGAGGAAGCCGAGACGGTGGAGGGGGGGAAGGCCAGGTCCGCCATCTCCAGCTCTGGGTCCAGGACCTGCTCAGAAGACAAAAGTCAGCAGGGGATTCGATCAAAGGGTAGGTGGTCATGAGGGGGCTTACGTGTCTTCCCCCTTCTTGCGCTCCAGTGGAGCCAGGGAGGTGCTGGCGTGGCCAACGCCCAAACGCCAGCTGGACCTTGGGAGAAGCGCCCTTCCGCCACCGGGACCAGCTCTTGTGTCCTATGTCCCTCCAGGCCCCCCCGTTCCTGGCCCTCTACGGCGGCCTCACCTCGGTTCCGTCACCCCGCCTGCCCGGTAGTTCACGGGCCCCAGCCCAGCTGCCCTGGACACACGGTGGTGGGGGTGTCCTTcccactgcccccctcccccggtgGCTTTAAAGTTCTCCTGGTCcactttctgccccccccccccccgcctgagtCTTCAGGGAAACTACATTCCCTGACGCTCCCAACTTCAGGGCCACAGGGTGGACAGAGACTTATGTGCAGAGACCTTTCCTTTGTCTGGAAACGTGGAACATAAGTGGAGCATATGTGCTCCTCAGAAAAAGAAACGTTTCCTctttagaaaaattaaaacaagGCATAATTATTACATTGCacaatgttgttattattattattaggaagaTATGAAATACTtgacttgcacacacacacacacacacacacaaatacctgAGTGGCTTTACATGTTAATCCCCAATTAAAACCAGAACTTGTATTGAGTGACGAATGCGGCAGATTTACTGGGGTGAAAGTTGAATTACATGGAATTGAACTTTAGGTTTTTCGTTTGGGGAACATCTCTAAATTTTCAAGGTATTGGTATTGGTTGTATtggtggattgattgattgattggatttataccccgcccctctctgaggactcggggcgacttgcAACATACGgaaaagacaataaaaacatcTTCAATCCAATTAGCTTAAAATTAACTAGTTTCAGAATCCCAATTCACTTCCCTTCCCGCCACAGCCGTACGTTTCCTTCGTCGTCCGGGGCCAAGTACTTAACAGCCCCAAGCCCGAGGGcccaaatgagtcttcagactcttgcgggagggtgggggcagtacgaacctccgggggcagctggttccagagggccggagcccccacggagaaggctcttcccctaggccccaccgaGCGACGTTGTCTAGcagacggggcctggagaaggccggtCTCGCGAGtagtctggcccggtgccatgtagggctttataggtcactacCAGCACTTTGacttgtgtccagaaaccaatcggcaaccaatgcgggCCGCGGAGGGCTGGAGAGACGTGGGCGTGTCTGGGGGGGCCCCGTGAACGCTCTCGCAGCCGcactctgcacgatctggagtgtccgaacgctcttcagaggcagccccaGGGAGAGAGCGTTGCGGTAGTCGCACCTCGAGGTGAAGAGGGCAGTGAGTGGCCGTGAGCAGagaccccctgtccaaatagggctgcaac contains these protein-coding regions:
- the SBF1 gene encoding myotubularin-related protein 5 isoform X3 → MVLDPELEMADLAFPPSTVSASSLKMQDKEIRAVFLRLFAQLLQGYRWSLHTIRIHPEPVIRFHKAAFLGQRGLVEDDFLPKVLEGMAFAGFVTERGPPYRETDLFDELVASEAKWTQADEGNQAKILRQVKELAEQLYKNENPYPAVTMHKVQKPTEGCHLRLHQKPFPHLDEGTIQWIVDQATAKQQTAPPLVKAEKKAVVPSGPPLGTLTERNGMLLANSARRLEVVRNCISFVFEGKMLEAKKLLPAVLRAMKSRAARQCLSHELNLHVQQNRAMLDPQQFDFIVRMMNCCLQDCNATDEHGVAAALLPLVTAFCRKLSPGITQFAYSCVQEHLVWTNLQFWEAMFYSDVQNHIRALYLESHEEDSAEKVAEEGSALDIAAVQCRLWPTMGREKQQELIQKEESTVFSQAIHYANRMSYLLLPLDTSKNRLLRGAALGDAESVSNSLITSSIAGSVADSYDTESGFEDAESSDVANYVVRFINRFVDKVCTESGVTNEHLKGLHVMIPDIVQMHIETLDAVHRESKRLPPIQKPKLLQPNLLMGEESVMGGLRVYLVPDGREEGAGGSLGGPPLLPAEGAVFLTTYRIIFKGTPTDPLVGEQVVVRSFPIASLTKEEKVSAQAPLDQFLQDGCAQLQLRSCTFQVLRIVFDEEVASESAETFRKHLSKLRYPQHVSDTFAFTVGQASKPALPAKDKDKNPSLRTISKNLVKNAKRTIGRQYVTRKKYSPPPWEQRGSHHPFPEDNEDEISVSEEAERSTLTPSAALRPSDKMTMSHLVERACCRDYQRLGLGTLSNSLTRSKNEPFRISTVNRMYAICRRFGPRVPDRRTGLTGWPKWLGLRSPGTEAPPLPVSPRRGHAHRPGLPVLLCLRSYPGLLIIPQSIQDNTVQRISRCYRQNRFPVVCWRNSRTKAVLLRSGGLHGKGVVGLFKSQNAPAPGPSQADSTSLEQEKYLQAIIHSMPHYADAGGRNTLSGGFSSAHVSHSAVGHRSRVITFSSPKSAASRKPDSPRGKWGSIRAGGRLSSYALNVEIGSRLAGKEFGAQPNGSPSDASFLRQLYIIGDKSQLRGVKPDPLQHWEMVPIEVFEARQVKSSFKKLMKACVPGSPSPESGPTYLRSLEESEWLVQIHKILQISVLVVELLDTGSSVLVSLEDGWDITTQVVSLVQLLSDPYYRTMEGFRLLVEKEWLSFGHRFAHRGAQTLASQSNGFTPIFLQFLDCVHQIHAQFPMEFEFSQYYLKFLSYHYVSNRFRTFLLDSDYERLELGLLYEEKGERKGPQPYRSVWDYVERLHKRSPVFFNYMYAPEDGEVSAGRGGRGAGSVPGPAGGCVSCCLPWVQVLRPYSNISSLKVWDYYTHEALAEGPSYDWELVQQDQGELSEEAGQSDSGTPQSHRRIVWPCYDSCRQVEPDAISRLLEEVQSLEMELGQVPERWKETWDKVKASQLSEGSVLDSKATPSSLLMASSLSHQRRSLGVYLQEAGSGSSTLNLSLDSETSSSSTPSSGKQGGRRSTGTLYSQFQTAESENRSYEGSLYKKGAFMKPWKLRWFVLDKTKHQLRYYDSHLDVECKGVIDLAEVEAITPGTPTMGAPKMVDEKAFFDVKTIKRVYNFCAQDVQLAQQWIDRIQSCLSDA